A window of Rhododendron vialii isolate Sample 1 chromosome 11a, ASM3025357v1 genomic DNA:
agtagtacTTACCGACATtcattggagctaattttttttataagatcccataaaacaatattttaaaatttttcggtattttttagatttttggacggtttagatggaaaatcaattgtgactggtcaaaattgaaaatgaatcttAACCATTGATTGCGCAAATGAACGGCTGTGATTGCGTCGCTCCGctctgtgaataagtttctctcgaGTTTGGAATTAAGACCGTTAAAGTATCAAACAAAGCTAAGGTGGtgtcgtcgtcttcttctttaTCATCACTTGACATTTGGATTCTGAAAtaggaattttattttattcaagaATGCTCGTAAAGATGATGGATTCCAGTGCTTTGTTGGGAGTTAAATTcaaagggggagggggggaggggggattTTTAATTCgaagaaaatattttggttGAAATGGAAGAGGAGAAAATTGCTGGTAGGAAGAAAGCATTGAAGAAATAAGCGGAGATGGAAGAGGGTGAGATTTCTGATTGGGCGGAtaatgtttctctttctttagaGTGTTTAGCCTCATTGTTTTTGGTGTCCAAGATTGTAGGGTTTTTTGGTGGAGCTTCTTCGTTGGATGTTTTTTGGTTCTTAGGTGTGTtctgtttctcttttgatggttTTAGCTCCGTGGTTGGCTTCTTGACTGTTTGCATTTGGTTTTGGGTGACGTCTTTTTGTCGGTGTGCCCTTATCTCTTTACTTTTGGTATCTCTTCTACAAGGATTAATAAATCTTTTTtgtttagcaaaaaaaaatcttttcggGGATCCAAGAACCCGCCGCGCAAACCGCGAACGGCCACTTAAAATATCCGGGTACATAACATGTAATATCAATTActtgaagaaattaacaaaTTCGAGACAAGGATTAAGAATTAATTTGGCATCACTAGTCGCTAATGTGTGATGTTAGATGCTCTTAATTCccattaatttgtttgtttctcAAAAAGAATCATACCTTAATTGTCAATTATTCTCTCCGTAGCGTAAGATTTGTACTTCCAACCAAAAGTTTTTGTTGGAAATACAATGTGCTGAGTGCTGTCGATTCCCACCGAGCCTTGCTATTCACAAAAAAGATTTGTCAGGAATCACACGAGGAAAAACGTGTTTGGATCTATTTTGAGTcctacaaaaattttaaaaaaaatatataaatttttgaatattattttacggagtcctataaaaaatcagttctaaCGAACATcggtaaatattacttttggattcatagggGCGTACTGAGCTGTTTcgccctacgaatccaaaagtactACTTACCGATGTCCATTggacttgattttttacagagccccataaaataatattcaaaaatttatggatatttttctagatttttgtaggATCTAGAATAGGCCCAAACGCGTTCTTTcttgcgtggttccctgcaaatcttccttgcgattagaatttccgATTCCGTCTCCTTCAGTTTTCACTAGGGTATGGTTTGGGTAATGAACAACTTCAATTAATTGAAACAACCATAAAAGCTGAATATAACTTCCAAAGTTTAAGTGAAACACGATGCTTAAACCGCGTAAATTTTTAATGATCAATCCTCTCGTCCAGTAAAGGGGGCTCATGGCATCGTGCATAGACTCCAGAAGAGTGATTGATAGTACCTATTAGGTTACAAAATTGAGACCTTGGGGGAAGCAAATTAACCTTTAAACCACAGGCATTGACCGAAAGATCAACCTCTTGGGATTGTATTGTCAAATCTACTGTTATCTCGCAAATCCTAAACGAATTTTCCGAAAAAATATTCTGATGTGGGTAGGCTCTTAGGCTTAAAGAGATAATAAATCTACATAAAAGCTAACTAAGTTTTTGAGTTATTTGAGATTCTCCCTTGTCATTCACTcatcttttatttgtttggaagatattttcataaaaatataatatatgCATATAGTATAGTCAATAGTGGAGGAGGTCTCTTAAAGTTGCTACTGCAGTACTGGGGTTTTTTCTTTGCCTTTTTGTCTAGCTGCAtaattactttttatttatttatttttataaccgAGGAACAACCATATAGTACAGCCACAATTGGACTCGACTGTGCAACCTAAACCTCGAAGGAACTAGCGTGGCCACATCAGTCACGCCCCCCCCCCAACTTACTATCAAGGTACTTACCCGGTGGGAAATCAAACCCTGACCAAGAGAAATACTCTCAAAATCAGTTATTCGCTCTTATTACTGGGTCAATCCCAACTGGGTGTGTGTTGTCTAATTACTTGAATGAAGGGATGGCCTCTAAATTTAAAGGTTGTCCCTTTTCCAAGATCCCCACATGCATTATGGTTCTGCAATATATATTGTGCTTTCTTTAGCAAAACTGATGGTCTTAAGCCCACCAAATTCCCCCTTTCTATTCCACTAATTATTGAATCTTTGGCTTTTCTAAGGCGTCGCAATATTATTTTTAGCTCCATATATGAAGCTGTATTTGATTTGTGGTGTAGTAAGtcctaagtaaaaaaaaaaaaagaagtcccAAGTAAGAAAAGGGGTACAAGAATAATATTTGTTGAACTTTTTGATATACTCAGATTGTTCTTATAATTGGTCCCCTCCAAAAAACAACCCACTTTCTTTTCGTAAACAATTACCAAAGGAAACAGATTCCCGGACTTTTAACTAATTTGTACTACTCCATTTAACTGCGTTAGTGGAGAAAATATCTGACTTAATGCTTGTCAGCTAAGACACTCTTGGAGATTTTTAAATGGATGAATCGAAAAGGTGAACCTTTAACCCCAAAAATCACGATAGACGAGAGGTaactgaggaaaaaaaaaggttggctTTTAAGACATCGCAAACAAACACTTGGTAATATCATTgaacattttttcttctttagctACGGTAATTTTTCAACagagatttgattttaaaaagtgTATATATAGTTATGCGAAAATTAGGTTATTTAATTTATACCCCGGCTCTTGGCCTTTTGAAATCCAGTTTGGTGTCAAAGACAAAACCCACTTTAGTCATGTTGCTCTGTTGAATTCCAGCCTTCTAAAGAGGCCTCAGAATTAGTAGCTTCAAGAATGAGAATCCAGTCAACCAAAAAAAGGTTGGCTTTTAAGACATCGCAAACAAACACTTGGTAATATCATTgaacattttttcttctttagctAAGGTAATTTTTCAACAGAGATTTGATTTTAATAAGATATATATATTGTTACAAACTTATGACCACTTGAGACTTGAGCGTAGATGCACTCAAGTTCAATCAAATTAATACGTGATTCATGTGTAATATAAGTAATTAACTAGCTTCCATGTTTCTTGTTTATGGAGCTTCCATTTTCAGATTACTTGGCCCTTTTATTGCAGCAGGTGATTGttttttcaaatcttttgcaGTAACGAATGGAAATTAAACTACTGATCCAGAAGAGATCAAGAtgtttaatttttattcttttactaTTTCAGTAGGGttatgaaataaaataaatgccATGTTTCACAATATTACATCTATCAGGGGATTAACTAATCAAATCATGCTCCATGATCGTGAGGGGCAATTTTTTACTGTGTTTAATGCAGTACATCTTGTACATTCAATTCATTACTAAATTAATTACAAGCAATTTTAATGCCTCTCTGAGGTTACATATTTAATGATAACCTCGGTCCTCGGTTGATGATTAGGAAATAGCCATGCAAAATTAATATGAACACTAGAATTACTGGATTCTATTAATTACTGtgtccaaactccaaaagcTAACAGCTAAGAACAATTTGGCAAGCCAATTCCAAATTTGAGCGACTGctaaaattaaatttcaaatcCCATGACGAAAGAAACTCTAATGTTTCAATAAACATCGTAATAATTATGCGAACGAAAATATCATTAATGATTAAAGAGATTCATAGAATCACTTAAGTACGAGAGATTACCGATAAACAAGCGTGCGCAAGAACACACGCACAAGGTttttgcagttcaaaaaaaaaaaaaaaaaacaaacaaacaaaaaacacacaaaggatcaaaataaagaactaaaaggATTGATTGTCAAGCAAGTAATTAAGATCAGTAATCTCATGGGAAGAAAGCACTAGACCACATAGCACCATGGCCATCCCCGAATGGCAGCATCATTTGATCATCCCCGCCAAAACCCATATTCTCGTTTGGATTATTCACCCAATCAGTGAACCATTGCGGCCTACTCTGCATAGCATCCGCTCCCAAATCCACCGCCGGCTTCTGCTCCTGCTGTCCCGGCCCCGGCCCTCCTCCATTCCTCGCCATTTCGCTAGTAGCACTCTTCGATGATCCCCCCGTCGCAACAACTTGAGAAGAGGCCGATTTCTTCAACCAATCGATCCTCTTGTGGATTTCCTTCAAATTCTGATCGACCAACCACCCAAGATCGTGCAAGTCCGCCATCGCCAGATTCTGCAGCCCTCTCCCCGTCAGGCACTGGTACATGACTTCGgtcatctctttctctctgttaTCCTTGCACTGCTTCTTGAGCTGCTCGGTTGCCTTCGCGATCCTCTGCCTGATGAACCCCTCTTGGttcaccatcttcttgctcTGTTCCATCTCCGGCATCCTCTTGAACTGGGTCAGCACGCGCTGGGCGCCCGCGGTGTTTGGCCATACCTCGGGTTGAGACTCGTAGGGGCTATATATAATGGCGCACGCGTCGATGCCGCAGAGGGTGCTCAGCTCGCTCACCTTCTTCATCAAgcccttcttccttttcttgAATGTTGCTTTTCTCGCCGAGTCGTTGGCGATGAATGCTAGCTTCACCTTCTTTCTAGTCATGGCTAAACTGCTTTGGACCAAATTAAGAGGGGAAAGAATTGGGAGCAATATGGTAAAACTTTGTGTTGTGGTGATCTCCTTTTCCCAAATGGCCATTGCTATATATACACTCATGGTGATACCAAAATCAATGTGGAAAGATCTTTGAGTCTTTACAATCCTTGTTGGGGAAAATGATGACTCGGGAGATTTGGTTCATGACTAAGTAATAACTATAGTACCAAAATAAGCTCCAAGAAATCTGATCTCATACCAAATTTGTTGCTTAAGTTAACCTGCATCTTGTCATGCATTGTTCATCAACATCTGATTTtacatttaacaaaaaaaatgcaatcaaTAGGGGTCAGGGATCAATCTTTTGCTCCGAAAAATTGATCTCTAGCTTCTCGTCTGTTACGCTTTCACTCACTACGGGAAGTGCCAAATTACTTGAATTTTAGTACGGCGTAATTAGGAAGATTTCGCAATATGCAATATTGTAAAAACGTACTAAACGTGGATTTTCGAAACAGAGGAATCCTCATGGCTTCTCAGGAGCAAACAAAGGGTGCCCAAATGAACGAACGGAGGGTGCTTCTAAATTAATTAGCTAGTTATATTTTTGTCATATGAGCTATGAGTCGCACGTAGTTCAGTTTATGTGGTGTGACTAGTGTCAAATGAGAAAGTTCACGATCTTGAGTGGTTTATTGTATTACCTTTTTTATCTATTCTAGGAAAGCCCTCATTAATTGTTTTTAATGACATAatgttaaatttaattattaccAGATGTAACGTTTTGTTGTGTGGCAATATTGCTTGGCCTGGTGCCTAGCTGTAGCTTATATTATCATTTAAACAATATAGTTTTCTCAATCCTTTTCCACTTATGGATGGAAACAGGGAGATATTGATTGATATCGGGATCTATTTACGGAGGGGTCGTACGTAATGGTCTGAGCGTGGAAGAGATCAGAGAGGCCATAAGAATTGAACCAGAAAAAAGACTGCACGATGATAGACTAAAAAATAGGTCACACATGATGAATCTCAAAAGCAGCTTCACGTGAGaagatgttaaggaaatatagtctcacattgcttaaGGGTGGTATGACTGATTAGGTTCCATAACTCTCTTCTCCTAAACttttgtctaaattttttttaaaaaacttttcacaactttttgttgagtttttcatCGTAATATTTGGAGTTAGTCATTCGTATCGATGcgagaaataaaaaaactataGAGACGTGGACCgatattgaaaaaagttcatataacaCGACAATTTAGATAAGAAAAGATAGCTATTTAATATTCTTCcttctttagtgaatttttttttttacatttattcataattttttattttttaaattcctatAGTCAAAATGGATAattactccaaaaaaatatgatGCGAATGTAACAGAAATGTAGAAAAGACGAACCAATTCCACAAAATAAAGAATACGAAAAAGTTTAGGAGAATGGATCCTTAGGCCTTGTTCCGctaacaactttttcttttagtactttttgtctttattcaattttttttgtgcttgttcgttttgtaccaaatttttttggctttttgattcgtctcaacaagaCGACGAaccggaaaagtaattttttttatttttacccaaatattttgaacaatgaccacttttaagtaaaaaaacttctcgtcaagacaaatcaaaaagttaaaattttttggCGTAAAacgaacaaacgcgaaaaaaatttaaataaaaacataacttaCAAGAAAAAGCTTCAAAAGCCCTTAAAGAAACTCAACCTTAGTTTTACGTTAGAATCTCTTCACTCATTCTTAATTGATTTCGGGTTGTATCACCTAAAAGTAaggttttggagggaaaaaaaggaaaagaaaaggagttCTCTGAGTAAGGATCTGCAGTGAattcaacacacacaaaaacccaCCCGATTAGGCGCCCTTTTCCTTCAAACCACGCCTCgcgtttacaaaaaaaatcccatCGGTCTTCGACGTCGTCGCAGACTCTCCcggtaagtctctctctctctctctctctctctctctctctctaggattaTTGTTTGGTTTACTCGTTAGCTTTCTATCACTCCAAGTGCTTGATAGAATGCCAAAGTGAAATTCTATACTAATTTTGCCGAACTTGGTAtcgaaatcaaatttttttacagaTTTTCCCACCGTATGTTTATTCGGTGGCTGTGCTATGGCCGGCTCTGAAATTTGTGCGGCCTAAAGAGAAATTTTCGAATGGGCCCTGAAATCGTTAGTTCgttacagggaaaaaaaaaccttcatgaCGGAGTATACGAGAATTTGAGAGcataaatattcaaaatcaatagttacaatatttcaaaaattatcccTCAAACATTGTTCTTcctgtattttttcttttgcaaatgtACGAATTCAACTTGCATTATCAAGTTTTCCCACCATAGTCTATTCAATCTCTCTTGTGATAGAATTGACCAAAGGCAGGTCTTTATCAACTTTAACTTCGAAAATAATCTTTACTCTGAGGCAACGGTAATTCGAATAATCAACAATATTAGGTAGGCAGTCCATACATTCGGAAAGCAAGTACCCTTTTGCCTTCAAGTAAATGAAGCACATCAATGTGCTTTCTTTAGTTCTTTTGGTGAAACTCCCCTCAAGACTTTCAATTCGGAACGCAAATCTCTCCCAAATACTTGAAAGgttatctttttaaaaagaattctTACAGAATTGCACTATAATACACCGAATTATCTAAATGGTTGAACCTTTTAACTCCGACATTACTTAGAATTGGGCCATCAAAATTTTAACCAGGGCCTCAATTTTATATGGGCATATACAATTTGGGCCCCCCAAAATTAGTCAAAATTTGGGGCCTAAAGCAGTGCCTGGGCTTTAGCCCAAACCCGGCTTTGGGCCGGTAAAAGACTCACTCTTCCTGTTACCGTGAGAATGATGGGTTATCTTATTGTCAAGTGCTTACTGTTTTATGATTTTAAGAAAGGAAATGTAGTTTGTTGATGGTCTAGCTTTGGACGTCATCTGGTGTTTGTTTTGCAGGGAGAAGCAAAATGAAAGTTAAGCTCTTACGTATCCTTCTTATGTTCATTTCTTCTTATGTGGTGTTATGTATCATTTATCTTCTCGTGTTCGCTGTCTTCTTTCTCGTGGGTGTATAACCCCTAGTAGTATTAGTGTTGTTGATAGGAAAACTTACAATGTTCATAACTAGATTCATTAAGTGACGTATGTATATGGTTAAGAGATTTCAATTGTGGACTTCCTTTTGAAAACAAGAGGCCATCTAAAAGTGGCTTCTAAAAGAGTATGGGTTACAGGAAAGAGTTTCATTATGGAGTCAAGAGGGTTCTTGATTTCGTGTAACATTTATAACATTCAGCTGAAAAAATGTATTCCAAGGTACTTGTGGTGGTGTTGATTTTGAATACATGTGCAAAATGCTTTGATAGTAAGGAATGTCTTTTTCATAATCTTTCTATAGCTTTGGTATTTAGTTTTTATGATTGCTTTGTAGTTGTGCTCTCTTTGCAATCATGGCATTTGTAGTTTGTTGTGTTCAGGAAATCTCAATCTCTAGTCTAGGCACCGGTTGTTTGCTAATAAGTTGGTTTTAGTCCATCAAAACTTTTCCAATGAAGTATGGCTACAATACCATTTTGTTGTCTATTGCTAGCTTCAGTTTTCTCTTAACCTGGTCCTTCGTGAAACACTGTTGGACTTACGGACAGAGTAAGTTCTCTTTAgctttttttgtgtgttgaaTGGTCTCTTGAACTTCTTATGGTATGGTTTGTGGTAGATTCACCTTTCTTCTATTGTAGGTGGCATGCTGTTGCTTCATGGACTTGGGATGCGCAAGATGAAACCTGTGGAATCTGTAGAATGGCCTTTGATGGTTGTTGTCCTGACTGTAAACTCCCTGGGGACGATTGCCCACTAAGTAAGTCACTGCCTTTATTTACAAGACGCCCTGCcatcattttcgtttttcgtgcaTATTTATCAATCCAGTAACTTGGGTCATCATTCACTAACTCCTCTGATGGGCTTTGATACCTCTGTGTCTCAAACTTTTGTCAGTTCAAGCTGGTTTATCTTCTCCATTAAGCTTCCAACTGGTACCACATTACAAGATGAAATTTTCACCAAGG
This region includes:
- the LOC131308744 gene encoding agamous-like MADS-box protein AGL80, which codes for MSVYIAMAIWEKEITTTQSFTILLPILSPLNLVQSSLAMTRKKVKLAFIANDSARKATFKKRKKGLMKKVSELSTLCGIDACAIIYSPYESQPEVWPNTAGAQRVLTQFKRMPEMEQSKKMVNQEGFIRQRIAKATEQLKKQCKDNREKEMTEVMYQCLTGRGLQNLAMADLHDLGWLVDQNLKEIHKRIDWLKKSASSQVVATGGSSKSATSEMARNGGGPGPGQQEQKPAVDLGADAMQSRPQWFTDWVNNPNENMGFGGDDQMMLPFGDGHGAMWSSAFFP
- the LOC131307068 gene encoding uncharacterized protein LOC131307068 — translated: MKVKLLRILLMFISSYVVLCIIYLLVFAVFFLVGVISIVDFLLKTRGHLKVASKRVWVTGKSFIMESRGFLISCNIYNIQLKKCIPSCALFAIMAFVLQFSLNLVLRETLLDLRTEWHAVASWTWDAQDETCGICRMAFDGCCPDCKLPGDDCPLIWGACNHAFHLHCILKWVTSQTPQAHCPMCRREWQFKGGDQTD